Sequence from the Nitrosospira multiformis genome:
GGATGACGCGTAAAACTTCAAGTCCGCTAACTTTCGGCAATTTCAGATCAAGCAGTATCACTACGGGTATGGCTTCACCCGTTTCCCATTTTTCAATAAAGTCGAGCGCCTCCTGCCCGTCACGCGCCACTTGAAGTGGGTTGTTGAGATTGTGCCGAATGAAAGCACGTCGCGTAAGGTCCACATCCATTGGATTGTCTTCAATGAGCAGTATTGGCGAAGTCATATTTAATCGTAGTTTAGTGCATCAAAAATATCATCCTGAACCCGGTAGTTTGACAGGGTTAAGTGTGCGGTTTTTGGGATACAGGGCAAGGCACAACGACGCGGAATGGTCATTTCATTCCAGGAATTGCAATGCAGCCCTGTGCCGCAAAAACAGTGCAATTCACCTGCAGCGAATTCACTCACAAGATGAAGATTAATAAAATATCATTACTAATCATAGTAAAGCCAATAAATGAGTGGTCAACCATCGGGCTCAGGATCATTACGTAACAGCTTCGAGTAAGAGCACCAGGAGGCGAGGCCAGGAACGACTATATGTCAGTCAAGCCATAGAGAGACTCATCATTATTTTTATGCAACAATATTTCCGGCGTGCAATGCTAGCTATCCCGGAAAAGCGGTACTGGCTCCGTGCTGAATAATGGCAATGCCAGAAAAAAAGTTGCGCCGGCGCCCGGTTGACTTTCCGCCCAAACCCGTCCTCCTATTCGCTCCATCGCCTTGTGTACCATTGCAAGCCCAATGCCAGTACCCGGATACTCTTCAGCATGATGGAGGCGCTGGAATATCTCGAAAATTTTGTCGTAGAAGCGCATGTCAAATCCAATCCCATTGTCGCGCACCGAGAGAACACAATCACTGCTCGCAGCCTGCGCACGAATTTCTATTGCTGGTTCAGACGCATATCCGGAAAACTTGAAGGCGTTGTCAATCAGATTGCGCAGTGCTATCGCGAGGCCATCCGGGTCGACACTGACATGAAAATCGCTGATCTCGACAGTAAGACGTACATTCTTGGAGCGCGCGCGATACTGGTCCAATAGATTGGATACGAAGCTGGAAAGTTCTACGGCCGTCCTGGATACCCCTCGCCGCTCAAGCCTTGAATAAGCAAGCAGATCCTCAATCAGATCTGTCATATGCTTTGTTGCCGTCCGCACGTTTATCAGAAAATTCCGGCCTTCCTCATCGAATTGATCGTGGTATTCCTCTAATAAAAGACGGCTATATCCGTCGATGCCGCGGAGGGGCGCCCTGAGGTCATGCGAGACGGAATAACAAAAACTTTCCATCTCCTTACTCTTGGCCAGGAGCTGGGCAGTACGTTCTTCCACTTTATGCTCCAGGTTTACCTTGGCATCCCGTAGTGCGTCCTCAGCATTCTTTCGCTCGGTGATATCTTTAATGATAAGAAATGCCAGTTCTTTGCCATCGCCATAATGTGAAAGTAGCCCGGAATAGCTGAAGATACGCTCCCAATCTCTATCCACGCGTCCAATCCGCAACTCCAGATCCTGCAAATGCTCACCCCTGAGGATGCGTGTCAATGGCCATTGGTCGAATGGCAGGGTGATTCCTTCGACACTCGAAAGTTCGTAGAGCTGCGCAAAAGTATGGTGATTGAGCAGCGTTTCCTCCGAATTGCCGATGTCATGCATCTCCAGCGCCGCCGGGTTCCAATGCAGCGATTGACCTGCAAGGTCGGAAATGATAAGCCCTTCACTCATATTTCCCATTACCACCTCAAACCGCCTCTCCATTTCACGTCGGGCCTTCTCCCCCAGTCTCTGTTCATTTACATCCGTGTTGGTTCCAAACCACTGCACTACATGGCCTTCCGCATTCCTTAACGGCTCCGCCCGGGTCAGAAATATACGAAACCGCCCATCCGCCCCGCGTAATGGAAACTCCATGTCGAATGCCTCTTCGGCAGCGGTGGCGCTGATCCAGCGCTCCATTACTTTAGGCAGCATCACGGCGTCGTGCACCTTCTGCCAACCGAATCCTTCCATTTCTTCCAGTGTAGTGCCCGTGTAGTCATACCAGCGCTGGTTATACCAGGTTCTCGACCCATCGGTTTCAGCTATCCAGGCGAGCTGCGGGATGGTGTTGACAATAGTCCGAAACCGCTCTTCACTGTCCCGAAGCGCCAATTCCGCACGGCGGCGGGTCGTAATATCAAGAATAATTGCCAGAAATACCGTGCATCCTGATTGGACAAATAGCTGCAAGTGAACTTCGATGGGATAAAGCGTACCATTCGCACGCAAATGCATGGTTTCAAAAATGAGTATTTTCTTCTCGCCATGCAGAAGCGGATTGGTCATGGTTCGGAACGACGCTTCATCAAATTCCGGGTTGATGTCGAGCGGTGTCATCATCCACAGCCGATCCAGGCTATAGCCAAGATTAAGCTGTGCCCGGCTGCTCACATACTCGAAACGCAAGGTCTGGATATCAAAAAGATAAATTTCATTCAAACTCTGTTCAAGAATACCGTCAACTTCGACATGTACATTCTCGATCTGCGTAAGCTCGCGGGTCTCCTGATTCATCTCGGAAACACATGTAATCCTTCCTGCAGGGTTCTTGATTGGAGATATCATTACGAAAACCTGGCGCTATTGATCTTTCTTTTTCCAAAAAAACAAATATGCATATCGCTTTGTCGTTCCCGGTGTTAAATTCAATCAATCCGTATGATTAGCTTACTATTTCTATCGCGCTGCTCAATGCATCAGGCGAAGACGATCTACTTTGCGCCTATGAGTGGCATTCTTGCCACTTTTGGCTGGATGCGATCCTATTTGGGATGGCGCTGCAATAAATTTGAGTCGTAATAATTCAATCGCTTGTCTTCCTCAATCGATGAATCCGGAATACGCTGCGAAGGCTGGCCCGGCCAGCCCATAATAACGCTATGAAACCCTAAAATGAGAACTACGGATAGCTGTAAGATCTTACAGCTTGGCACAGGTAAAATTATGACTTGAATAACCTGGACCAGACCGTTCCGCGGGAACGACGAGCTTTTTAAACTAAAAAGGGGCTGAGTATCACCCCGTTTGGAGATAAACATGCAAGAACTACAAGCAACCTGGACCGCGTTAAAACTCGGCGGGTTAATTATTGTACCTTTATCTTTGCTGGCGGTCATCGCGTTGGCCATCATGCTCGAGAAAGCCTTTGTCTATTGGCGTTATGCACGCCTGTCGCATGATTTGCTGAACCTCGTCGAAACCTATGGTTTTGCATGGGCCGACCTCGAAAAAATATTATCGGGGCTGGACGAGCGCCATTATTACAAGCGATTCTTCGAGGTAGTGATCAGTAACAGACATCGGCCATCGTGGTGGACCGAGTCTCGTGCGGCGGATGAAGCTCAACTAATCGAAACATCTCTTGCCAGCCGGCTATGGATATTGGAAACAATCGTCACTGCCGCGCCATTGCTCGGGCTCGTGGGAACAGTCGTCGGAATGATGCGTGCTTTCCAGATTATCGGCGGCGAGGGAATCGTCAATCCCACCGCGGTGACGGGAGGCGTAGCCGAGGCACTTATCGCGACCGTGGTTGGTCTGGTAATCGCATTGATTGCCTTGTTCGGATTCAATTATTTCTCTCGCCTGCAATCGCAAATAATGGATGAGATGGAACGTCTTGGAACGCGCCTGATTGATCACATCCGTCTCGATCAGGAGGGACGGTAACAATGAAGCTGCGTAAATCCAGAACGTTTCGCAAAGGGCGTATTGAAATTATCCCGATGATTGACGTCATGTTTTTTCTGCTTGCAACATTCATGTTGTCCTCATTGTCAATGCAGAATCTCGATTCCTTACAGGTGAATCTTCCTCAGGGTGCAGCCGAAAAACTCAATGCCAAAACTCCCGTGACACTGACGGTGACAAGCGATAGCCAGATTCTTATTAACCGTACTCCCGTCACATTGGACACGCTGGCCGATACGCTAAAACCGCTACTGCAGGATTCGGAACAGAAGCTGATCGTATCCGCCGACAGCGATGCGCCGCAGGGCATTGTCGTGCAGGCGATGTTGCGCGCCCGCACTGCTGGCGCGCAACACTTTCTGATCGCGGTGAAGCACGAGTAACGCGCTCAGCATGCGGCATTCCAGAGCGAAGGAGGTTCAAGTCTGGTGGCCATTGCCACTGGCGGCCCTCCTCTGGCTGATCATTATCTGGGGATTCGGATTTTTCCTCACCTCTCCCGAAGTGAAAACCGAATCGCAGGCTCCGGTCCAGGCAAGCTTTATAGAATTGCCTGAAGAAAAAAAAGAACAGAAATCAGCGGCCATCCCTCAGAAGGCTCCCAAGGTACCACCCCGGCCTAAATCTCAGCCGCGTCTGGGTGACCAGAAAGCAAAACCGGTTCCGCGTGAAAAAGGAACTGCCAAGAAGGAAGCAAAGGTGGAACGCACCCCAGCCCCCAAGCCGGAGTCTCCAAAGGATCTGACGGATTACATGAAGGAAGCCAAAGAACGCCGCACTGCGGGAGGGATTTTTGAGGATGAGCCCACGGAACCTAGAAATGTCGAACGCGAATCTACTGAAGAAGAGCTCAGAATGGCGAACGTCAAACGTAATCTTCGAGAACCCGGGGTAGGTGGAATATTTCAAATTACCAGAATGGGGGTTCGATCCGCCCAGTTTTTATTTCGAGCCTGGAAATCGGATGCCAGCAATCCCCGGCGCGAAGTCATTGAAGTCACTGCCGGCCCGGATGGCGATATACAGCTCGCGCTCGTTCGAAAAATGATAGAACTGATTCGCCAGTACCACAAGGAAGAATTTCAATGGGAATCGTACCGGCTCGACCGCGTGGTTACCATGTCCGCGCGCATGGAAGATAGCAAAGCATTGGAGGATTTTCTGATACGTGAGTTTTTTGACGCGAAACATGGGTTTCGATAGGGTACGGCAGATTAGCAATACCCATGCTTGACGGCATTAGCCCCGCTGCCCGGCCGAGCCGTCTTCCGCCTTGTCATCTTTCAGGTATTTGTCCAGAAACTCCAGTATCCGGCGATTGGCCTCGATCTGGTTCTTCTTCTTCGTGAAGCTGTGGCCCTCATCATCGAAGATGATATATTCCACTGGGACATTCTGTCGCTTGACAGCTTCCACGATCCCGTCACTCTCAGCCTTGATGACGCGAGGATCGTTGGCACCCTGAATAACCATCAGGGGCTTCCGGATTTCCCTGGCGTGAAAAAGCGGCGAGGTCGCGACAAGGGCGTCTATGTCCTTCACCGGATCGCCAATCTCATCGTAAATGGCTTTACGCACCGATTCCCAGTAGAGAGGGATGCTTTCCAGCGTTCGCAGCCAATTGCTCACACCAAAAATATCCACACCGACCTTGAATGCCTCGGGACGGAAAGCCAACGCCGCCAGTGTCATATAACCGCCATAGCTGGCGCCCATGATGCCGATGCGCTCATGGTCGATGTAACCGAGACTGGCGAGATAGGTTTTGGCTTCCACGCAATCCCATAGCGGTTCACGCCCATGTTTACGATTGGCGGCGGTAAAGAAGGTCTTGCCATACCCGGAACTGCCGCGATTATTGATCCCCAGCACGGCGTAGCCATGATTCACGAGGTATTGGATCTGGGCATTATAACCGCGCATGGTCTGACCACCCGGTCCGCCGTGAACATACACGATGGCGGGCACTTTATTTGTCGTCGATGCCTCATGCGGTTTGTAGTAGATGGAAGGTATCACCATCCCATCAAAGGAGCGGAAGCGGATTACTTGCGCTTCCACCAGATCCAATGGATCGATATCCCGACTCAGGCTTTGGGTAAGCTGCCTGATTTGCTCCGGCCGTCTGGACTGCCCGATCCCGAAATCGTAGACGAACAGATTATCGGGAGAACGGTCACCGTTCACGTAGAAGGCCATGCGAGTACTGGTCCCGGAAAAAACCACACCCCGAATTTCCCCTTCCGGAAGGGTGGGAAGCTGCACGGACTTCTCTTCATTTCCATCGATCTCTACAATCCGGATCACTATGCTGCCGTCCTGGTTAATACCTGTCACCCGGAAACGTCCATCTCTGGAAAAATAAGTATAGATCACATCCCAATCAGCACTTTCGTGATCCCGGACGTCACCCGTAACTAAATCATAGGTGCACAAACGCTTGAATTCGCTGCCCTCATTGGTGAGAAAGAGCAACCCTTGAGAGTCCGGATCGAAGGTCTCGGCCCGGAAGCTGATGGCGCCCTCGTGCGGAGTCAGGTGTTTGACTTCCTGCTTGCCGACATCGAACAGGTAGATATCGCTGTCGGAAGTCGTATTGGCCCTGTTCAGTGCGATCCACCGCTCGTCGCGGCTGATCGGACCCAAGTCGAATCCTTGCTCATTCTTATAAAGTAAAGTGCGAGCATAGCTCTGCGCATCGTAGCAATACAGATCAAAGAATCTAGGATCACGCTCGTTGCTGGAAACAAAAAAAGCGCTCCCATCCGGGCGCCACCCCATGAACTGTGCCTTGAGCTTCTCCCCTGGGGTCAAGTCCCTTTCCGTGTCATCGTGATCAAGCAGGAAAAGATGATAATTTTCATCCCCCCCGTGATCCCGCGTGAAAAGAACCCGGTCATCGCCTGGAAAGAAACTGACGGAAAAAGTACTGTCGACTATGGACCGGGTCAGTGGCTCTGGCGTGCCTCCCTCAATCGGTAGCGTATAAGCGTTGAAGATGCCGGACGCATTGCTGCTGAAGAGAATACGCTTCTCGTCGGCACTGAACGACGCTCCCAATATGGAAGTCGTCGCCATGAATTGTTCTATGGTGTAGCGTTTCATATGAGTAATGATCCTGGATGGACTGCTTTACCTGCACACTCAAGAGACTACAGCGACGGTCGATATTTTATCAACACAGCGCGAGATTTCTCCGGATTATACTGAGTGAATCCTCGATGCGAGCTTCAATTCTGTTCATCAGTTTGATGCTGCGAGAAAATACCGCACATTTCGCCATTCCGGGCCTGACCCGGAATCCAATTCAAACCAGCAATGGCGTGTTTCGCACGCCATTGCATACTGGCTTCCGTAGTATGGCGTTTGTATTATTTTTATGCTGGATCAATCAACTACAACTCAAGAACCGTAACGTTCGGACAATGATCGCTGGTCACAATGGGTTGCGGGCGTTTTTTTACCACAGCAATCTTGCGCGAGCTGAGCTCGCGAGTCTGCGACTGCTTGATGGCATCGCTGATAACAATATGATCCAGCCCTTTTAAACCGTTGCATCCTCGCTCGGTCGAAGTCAACGGTACCTGATGCATCGCGGGAAACCCGTCAGCGATCTCTTGCCATAAATAGCTACTCTTGACTCTTCCCCACTCATCTTTTGTATTCGGCTCCGCCGAGTCCGTGCCATCGGTACGGACATCCGACTTTGCCACCAATGCTCTTTCCTCCTCGTCTATCCGGCGATTAAAATCACCGAAGAGGACGAAGCGAGGACTTTCTCTAGCCACATTCTCAACCCAATCCTCAAGAATGGGCACTTGCCGGTTAAGGACTTCGCACGCCGGGTCCGGATCAGTCAATTTGTGACCCGTGAAGCCGCTGCCCGTTTTTAGATTGGCGCAGCCGGACTTGAGATGAATATTCAGAAAAGTTACCGGTACGCCATTAATTACCAGTCGCAGTGCCAGTCCGGGCCTGACACGGTGCCTGGCAGGCTCGTCCCGGAGCTGTTCCGTGATGGCCAAATCCAAGTTTGGTACACAACTATTCTCGGCAGATGATATTGATGAAATTGATTTATCCCAGGCGAACGCCACAGTTTGAAAAGCATCATGCGGCGCAATACAAACATTGAATTGCCCGGCAAATTCGCCAAGCACCTGCTCTATCACCTCTCGGGACTTTACTTCCTGAAACGCAATGACCTTGATGTTCTCATTCTGAATCAGATTTTCGATGGTGGCCCGCAAACCGCTTAACTTCGCATCGTAGTTCTCCGCCGTCTCTGCTCTGCCTGGATGCTTTCTTTTCCCATACGCATTGCAAGGAGCGGTCATCATCATCGCTTCAAAGCCGCCGGCTGCCTCAATTGTTGCTTCCCGGCACCGCTTTGCGCGGATCTCCTCTTCCGGTGCCGCATGCTGCGTGCCACGGGGGATCTTGATCCGGCTATCACACCAGTTGACCTCAGGCGCACCGCAAACCTCGACATGCCGTTTGAAGTCATCAATGGTTCCAGCCCACGCCATGTTGAAGATGGCAATTCCGACCGGCGCGGTTTCCTGGGCCTGCGCACTGACCGGCAAACCAGGCGATAGAAATACTAAAAGGAAAATGAAGCGGGAAAGAAGCACAAAATGCAAGCTACGATTTAGACTGTTCTGGAGTCTTGCATTTTATTTCCCATGAAAGCGTTCTTTTTGCTGCACTCTCTCCCAATGCCCCCAGGAGAACAGGCGTTTGCTCATTAATAAGTGTATATCCTGACTTACAAATCTGATTCGCGCGTTTCGCCAATGTTCGGGTTGCCCAATCCCGGCTGGATTGACAAGGTTTAAAATCAGTTTTGAGAAAATATCGTGTCGTCCCATCATTTAATCTCGTTGAGGTTTGCTCATACGGGGGTTTGCTAGCACAGCCAACCAATGATGCGATAACCAATAAGGCGATTACGATAATTTTCATAATTTCATGAACATGCGTGTAAGTGTGCTGATACGAAGCGACCAAAATTCCGTGGAGCAGAGATGAAAAATTGTGCATAATGCCCCTACGTTGCGAAGCGTGTTTTTCATATTTAGACATGAAATCCTCGCCGTTACTAAGCCTCTTCATTGTTATGATCCCAAGTACCAAATTTATCACTACAGTTACAGCATCGACTCAACCTCATATCAATCCGAAGAGTACCGATGTATGCTACTAAATCTCCAGAATATTTACCCCTGAGGCATATAGGTCTGTTGTTTCGACAGCTTGCTACTGGTGTTACTTTCTCTAGCTGTTTAGTTCCGCTGTATGCTGATATAAATTATTTACAAACGGCTAGCCTCCATGATTCTTAGACGAGTGCTCGTGGCAACGAGCACTCGGATCTTACAGTTGATCCAATTGAGCAAGGAGTTTGCTTTCTATCGCTCTCCTAATGGTAGAGCGGCCAGAACCAGAAGCGTTGCGGAAGCAATCTGATGCAAAGTTAATCTCTCCGACTGCTCGGGTGCGAAACCGGTCCAACCGTCCTGATCAAAAGCTCTCTTCCGAGCGTCTTCCAGTGATTTTCTATTTTCATTTTTGCTTCGTTCATACCCATACCCTTTTTATTTTTCGCAGTATCTTACGATAATTAATGCCAATTTGACATGCTTAGTGGCATGGATACCGTAAGCGTTAATACTGTGATACGAATGAGCATAAGACGAAATGAAAAATCGCTGCATTAATTCGGTGAGCACCACGAACGCACATGCTCATTTGGGGCCGTGGCGATAGAGGCTCATACGTGTCACAATATAAAGCGGTTTTAAAGACTGCATTTTGACGTACTGGTTGATTAAAAAGCATAGGCTATTCATGGGAATGAAGTTGTTATGAAAAATTTAGCCGACTCTTCCCCAACGGCGGCCGACATTAGCGTGCCCACAGACGACGTATCCGCTCTGGATCGTTGGGCTGAGGTCGTGCAATCAGTTCGTGATGATTACTTGGATGAAAACCAACATTTCCCCTGGATTATCGGCTTCTCTGGAGGGAAGGACAGCACACTGGTTGTACATGCGACATTTGACGCCTTGATGTCAATTCCACCATCGCGGCGAACTCGGCCTGTTCACATGGTCTCCAACGACACGTTGGTAGAAAGCCCTGTTGTCATTGCACATCTTGATAAAGTCACTAAGTTGATTCGACAGACTGCCGAAGATCTTGGACTGCCGATCATTGTAGCCCGCACAATGCCGAATATCACCCAATCATTCTGGGTATTGCTGATTGGGAAGGGGTATCCGAGCCCAAACCAGTCGATGCGTTGGTGCACGGACCGGCTAAAAATTCAGCCCACAAGTGAGTACATCAAGCGGCATATCTCCGAATCAGGTGCGGCCATCGTTGTGCTTGGAGTGCGCAGAGCTGAAAGCAATACTCGACAACGATCCATCGACAAGCACCAGAATTTGCGGGATAGCAAACTGTCGCTACATAGCGAACTGCCGGGAGCCTTCATATATCGCCCCATAGTGAATCTCTCTACAGATGACGTCTGGGAGATATTGGGTACCTATCCCGCTCCGTGGGGAGGGACTCACACCGATCTTTTTCAACTTTACCGTGACGCAGAAGGCGGCGAGTGCCCGGTGGTACTTAGCAAGGAGGAAGCTCCAGGATGCGGAACGCCTAATAGTCGCTTCGGTTGCTGGACCTGCACGGTCGTGGAAAAAGACAAAAGCCTACAAGGTTTCATTGATGTTGGAAATCACCAATACAAGCCACTTGTGGATTTTCGGGACTGGCTCAAAGAGATCCGCAATAAATTAGAATATAGACAAGCATACCGTAGAAACGGACGCCTTTCGTTTGATACGAATGGGAAGCACATTCCTGGTCCGTTCACTATCCAAACGCGAAAGCTCATTCTAGAACGGCTCTTCAAAGTACAGCAAGAGTTTGGTGACAGTCTGATCACTGAAAAAGAACTGGACCTGATCTATCAGCACTGGACGGCAGAACTTCAACAAGAAAAAGGATTAGCAGATGGATAAGGATTATTTCGACCCAGCATACCTGAACGATTTGCCTATTTGGGCAGATGAGAATGCTAAGAAGATTTTAGAGACCGTGTGCCTAAAAAATAATGTCCCCGTTGAAGTCATCACTGAGCTTGTGTCCGTCCAGCGCGAGCGACAGCATCAGGAACGAGCACGGGGGATCAACATGCGGTTTGAGGAAATCCTCGGATTGATTGAGTAGCGACGAGCGGAGTATCAAGGGAATGTGGATCTCAAAACTGGAACTGACATGTTTCAAGAGCTACCAACATCAGGCCTTCAATTTTCCAGCACCCGAGGATGGACGAAATATTGTTTTGATCGGGGGGATGAATGGTTTTGGCAAGACTTCTATTCTTGAAGCACTCTATCTGTGTTTGTATGGCAAAGAGGCCATCATTCATTTAGCGCGTGCTGGCTTAAAAACCGATGATAAAAAAGGATATCCCACGTTTCTAGAGGGTGCCTTTAACGGTGAAGCAAAACGCCGGGGTTCCGACACTATGATGGTTCGCGTCACCATTAATAGGACTAAGATAAAAGCTATTGATATATGCCGAAAGTGGTTTTTTAGATCTAATGGTGATTGGACTGGTGAGGAAGAAGCGGTTGTTCGCGAAGTCTTACGGGATATTCCCAATAGCCCACGTGTTGATGGAAAAAACGGCTTCCACTTCTCGGAGCTATTAGATGAGGTTTTTGTTCCTGCACACGTAGCTCCGTTCTTCTTTTTCGACGGCGAAGAGGTCAAAAAATTAGCTGATCAGTCTCGTGTCGAACAGGTTAAACAAGGCCTTGAGGGCTTGCTTGGTGTGGTGCTCATACGCTCACTTTCAGATCGCCTCAGGAGTTTTGAAGCCACGAAGCGCGACGGTGTTGTGTCAGTTGATGAGCACCGACTCAATCAGCTTGCAGAGCAACTGGATATTAGTGAAGTTCAACTAATAAGACTTCGCGAAGACT
This genomic interval carries:
- a CDS encoding response regulator — encoded protein: MTSPILLIEDNPMDVDLTRRAFIRHNLNNPLQVARDGQEALDFIEKWETGEAIPVVILLDLKLPKVSGLEVLRVIRAHPDFGTIAVVILTSSAEDRDIHEAYSLGANSYIVKPVDFDKFIEVARQIELYWTVLNIAGPPRHG
- a CDS encoding PAS domain-containing sensor histidine kinase; this encodes MNQETRELTQIENVHVEVDGILEQSLNEIYLFDIQTLRFEYVSSRAQLNLGYSLDRLWMMTPLDINPEFDEASFRTMTNPLLHGEKKILIFETMHLRANGTLYPIEVHLQLFVQSGCTVFLAIILDITTRRRAELALRDSEERFRTIVNTIPQLAWIAETDGSRTWYNQRWYDYTGTTLEEMEGFGWQKVHDAVMLPKVMERWISATAAEEAFDMEFPLRGADGRFRIFLTRAEPLRNAEGHVVQWFGTNTDVNEQRLGEKARREMERRFEVVMGNMSEGLIISDLAGQSLHWNPAALEMHDIGNSEETLLNHHTFAQLYELSSVEGITLPFDQWPLTRILRGEHLQDLELRIGRVDRDWERIFSYSGLLSHYGDGKELAFLIIKDITERKNAEDALRDAKVNLEHKVEERTAQLLAKSKEMESFCYSVSHDLRAPLRGIDGYSRLLLEEYHDQFDEEGRNFLINVRTATKHMTDLIEDLLAYSRLERRGVSRTAVELSSFVSNLLDQYRARSKNVRLTVEISDFHVSVDPDGLAIALRNLIDNAFKFSGYASEPAIEIRAQAASSDCVLSVRDNGIGFDMRFYDKIFEIFQRLHHAEEYPGTGIGLAMVHKAMERIGGRVWAESQPGAGATFFLALPLFSTEPVPLFRDS
- a CDS encoding MotA/TolQ/ExbB proton channel family protein, coding for MQELQATWTALKLGGLIIVPLSLLAVIALAIMLEKAFVYWRYARLSHDLLNLVETYGFAWADLEKILSGLDERHYYKRFFEVVISNRHRPSWWTESRAADEAQLIETSLASRLWILETIVTAAPLLGLVGTVVGMMRAFQIIGGEGIVNPTAVTGGVAEALIATVVGLVIALIALFGFNYFSRLQSQIMDEMERLGTRLIDHIRLDQEGR
- a CDS encoding ExbD/TolR family protein, with protein sequence MKLRKSRTFRKGRIEIIPMIDVMFFLLATFMLSSLSMQNLDSLQVNLPQGAAEKLNAKTPVTLTVTSDSQILINRTPVTLDTLADTLKPLLQDSEQKLIVSADSDAPQGIVVQAMLRARTAGAQHFLIAVKHE
- a CDS encoding S9 family peptidase, translated to MKRYTIEQFMATTSILGASFSADEKRILFSSNASGIFNAYTLPIEGGTPEPLTRSIVDSTFSVSFFPGDDRVLFTRDHGGDENYHLFLLDHDDTERDLTPGEKLKAQFMGWRPDGSAFFVSSNERDPRFFDLYCYDAQSYARTLLYKNEQGFDLGPISRDERWIALNRANTTSDSDIYLFDVGKQEVKHLTPHEGAISFRAETFDPDSQGLLFLTNEGSEFKRLCTYDLVTGDVRDHESADWDVIYTYFSRDGRFRVTGINQDGSIVIRIVEIDGNEEKSVQLPTLPEGEIRGVVFSGTSTRMAFYVNGDRSPDNLFVYDFGIGQSRRPEQIRQLTQSLSRDIDPLDLVEAQVIRFRSFDGMVIPSIYYKPHEASTTNKVPAIVYVHGGPGGQTMRGYNAQIQYLVNHGYAVLGINNRGSSGYGKTFFTAANRKHGREPLWDCVEAKTYLASLGYIDHERIGIMGASYGGYMTLAALAFRPEAFKVGVDIFGVSNWLRTLESIPLYWESVRKAIYDEIGDPVKDIDALVATSPLFHAREIRKPLMVIQGANDPRVIKAESDGIVEAVKRQNVPVEYIIFDDEGHSFTKKKNQIEANRRILEFLDKYLKDDKAEDGSAGQRG
- the dndC gene encoding DNA phosphorothioation system sulfurtransferase DndC, producing the protein MKNLADSSPTAADISVPTDDVSALDRWAEVVQSVRDDYLDENQHFPWIIGFSGGKDSTLVVHATFDALMSIPPSRRTRPVHMVSNDTLVESPVVIAHLDKVTKLIRQTAEDLGLPIIVARTMPNITQSFWVLLIGKGYPSPNQSMRWCTDRLKIQPTSEYIKRHISESGAAIVVLGVRRAESNTRQRSIDKHQNLRDSKLSLHSELPGAFIYRPIVNLSTDDVWEILGTYPAPWGGTHTDLFQLYRDAEGGECPVVLSKEEAPGCGTPNSRFGCWTCTVVEKDKSLQGFIDVGNHQYKPLVDFRDWLKEIRNKLEYRQAYRRNGRLSFDTNGKHIPGPFTIQTRKLILERLFKVQQEFGDSLITEKELDLIYQHWTAELQQEKGLADG
- a CDS encoding DNA modification system-associated small protein — protein: MDKDYFDPAYLNDLPIWADENAKKILETVCLKNNVPVEVITELVSVQRERQHQERARGINMRFEEILGLIE